Proteins from a genomic interval of Pseudomonas sp. RC10:
- a CDS encoding LysR family transcriptional regulator: protein MELVWLEDFNALAQSGNFSRAAELRHVTQPAFSRRIRALETWVGVDLFERTTQGATLTDAGQHMLANAQEMTRRVYQMRQEAREVAGKQARSLHFAATHSLSFTFFPGWVRAAERTSPIEAIRLHSDNMRVCEQMLLGGEVQFLLCHQHPEVPPLFPAESFYSKVVGTDVLIPLGAGAQELSAERALGGPQPLLGYTAESGLGRIVSARLRKEPQPPHLQTVFSSHLAAVLLSMALEGKGFAWLPRTLAEPEMTNGKLCRALDEHWDIPMEIRLFRPSMALSDFAEDFWAKL, encoded by the coding sequence ATGGAACTGGTTTGGCTGGAAGACTTCAATGCGCTGGCCCAAAGCGGCAATTTCTCCCGCGCTGCCGAATTGCGCCACGTCACGCAACCCGCCTTCAGCCGCAGGATTCGGGCGTTGGAGACGTGGGTCGGGGTCGATCTGTTCGAACGCACCACCCAAGGGGCGACCCTGACTGACGCGGGCCAGCACATGCTCGCCAACGCGCAAGAGATGACCCGGCGCGTGTACCAGATGCGCCAGGAAGCGCGGGAGGTCGCCGGAAAGCAGGCACGTTCGTTGCACTTCGCCGCGACCCACTCGCTCTCGTTCACGTTCTTTCCCGGCTGGGTCAGAGCGGCAGAACGTACCAGCCCTATCGAGGCCATTCGCCTGCACTCGGACAACATGCGGGTGTGTGAGCAGATGTTGTTGGGCGGCGAAGTGCAGTTTTTGCTGTGCCACCAGCACCCAGAGGTCCCGCCGCTGTTTCCGGCCGAGTCCTTTTATTCCAAAGTGGTGGGAACCGATGTCCTGATTCCCCTCGGTGCCGGGGCTCAGGAACTCTCCGCCGAGCGCGCGTTAGGCGGTCCGCAGCCATTGTTGGGGTACACCGCCGAGTCCGGGCTGGGCCGAATCGTGTCCGCACGGTTGCGCAAAGAACCCCAGCCACCCCACTTGCAGACCGTGTTCAGCTCTCACCTGGCGGCGGTTTTGCTGTCGATGGCGCTGGAGGGAAAGGGTTTCGCGTGGTTGCCCAGGACCCTCGCCGAGCCGGAAATGACCAACGGGAAATTGTGCCGGGCGCTGGACGAACACTGGGACATCCCGATGGAAATCCGCCTGTTCAGACCGAGCATGGCGTTGAGCGATTTCGCCGAAGATTTCTGGGCGAAGCTCTAG
- the cydX gene encoding cytochrome bd-I oxidase subunit CydX, with the protein MWYFAWILGVLLACSFGIINALWLESSDANALENGRDR; encoded by the coding sequence ATGTGGTATTTCGCCTGGATACTTGGCGTATTGCTGGCTTGCAGCTTCGGCATCATCAACGCGTTGTGGCTGGAGTCATCCGACGCCAACGCGCTGGAGAACGGTCGTGACCGCTGA
- a CDS encoding cytochrome ubiquinol oxidase subunit I — protein MISESVVDLSRLQFAMTALYHFIFVPLTLGMTFLLAIMESVYVMTGKQVYKDMTKFWGKLFGINFALGVTTGLTMEFQFGTNWAYYSHYVGDIFGAPLAIEGLMAFFLESTFIGLFFFGWDRLTRVQHLTVTWLVAIGSNMSALWILIANGWMQNPVGAEFNFTTMRMELTSFADLLFNPVAQVKFVHTVASGYVTGSIFVLAISSWYLLKGRDIGFARRSFAIASAFGMASILSVIVLGDESGYEIGDVQKTKLAAIEAEWETEPAPAAFTLFGLPNQETQRTDYAVKIPYVMGIIATRSVDKQVTGIKDLVTEHQGRIRNGMVAYDLLGKLRAGDKSEQTLTAFNDVKKDLGYGLLLKKYTDKVVDANEQQIKQAALDSIPHVASIFWTFRIMVLSGVLMLALFACAFYASARKNESSKRWLLKWALFSLPLPWIATQTGWWVAEHGRQPWSIGEVLPVHLSASTLSSGDVIGSILALVGFYTVLLIIEMYLMIKFARLGPSSLHTGRYHFERRESDVPAAPQPTLA, from the coding sequence ATGATTTCGGAATCAGTCGTCGACCTCTCTCGGCTGCAGTTCGCGATGACCGCGCTGTATCACTTTATCTTCGTGCCGCTCACGCTGGGCATGACGTTCCTGCTGGCCATCATGGAGTCGGTGTACGTCATGACCGGCAAGCAGGTCTACAAGGACATGACCAAGTTCTGGGGCAAGCTGTTCGGCATCAACTTCGCCCTGGGCGTCACCACTGGCTTGACCATGGAATTCCAGTTCGGCACCAACTGGGCCTATTACAGCCACTACGTCGGTGACATCTTCGGCGCCCCGCTGGCCATCGAAGGCCTGATGGCGTTCTTCCTGGAATCGACCTTCATCGGCCTGTTCTTCTTCGGCTGGGACCGCCTGACCCGCGTGCAGCACTTGACCGTCACCTGGCTGGTGGCGATCGGTTCGAACATGTCGGCGCTGTGGATTCTCATCGCCAACGGCTGGATGCAGAACCCGGTCGGCGCCGAGTTCAACTTCACCACCATGCGCATGGAGCTGACCAGCTTCGCCGACCTGCTGTTCAACCCGGTTGCCCAGGTCAAGTTCGTGCACACCGTGGCGTCCGGTTACGTGACCGGTTCGATCTTCGTCCTGGCGATTTCCAGCTGGTACCTGCTCAAGGGCCGCGACATCGGCTTCGCTCGCCGTTCCTTCGCCATCGCTTCGGCATTCGGCATGGCCTCGATCCTGTCGGTCATCGTGCTGGGTGACGAGTCCGGCTACGAAATCGGCGACGTGCAGAAGACCAAGCTGGCGGCCATTGAAGCCGAATGGGAAACCGAGCCTGCACCGGCCGCGTTCACCCTGTTCGGGCTGCCGAACCAGGAAACCCAACGCACCGATTACGCGGTCAAGATTCCTTACGTGATGGGCATCATCGCCACCCGTTCGGTGGACAAGCAGGTCACCGGCATCAAGGATTTGGTCACCGAGCACCAGGGTCGCATCCGCAACGGCATGGTCGCCTACGACCTGCTGGGCAAACTGCGCGCGGGCGACAAGAGCGAGCAAACCCTCACTGCCTTCAACGATGTGAAGAAAGACCTGGGTTACGGCCTGCTGCTGAAGAAGTACACCGACAAGGTGGTGGACGCCAACGAGCAGCAGATCAAGCAGGCCGCACTGGATTCCATCCCGCATGTCGCGTCGATTTTCTGGACCTTCCGCATCATGGTCCTGAGCGGTGTGCTGATGCTGGCGCTGTTCGCCTGTGCCTTCTACGCCTCGGCGCGCAAGAACGAATCCAGCAAGCGCTGGTTGCTGAAATGGGCGCTGTTCAGCCTGCCGCTGCCGTGGATCGCCACGCAGACCGGCTGGTGGGTGGCCGAGCACGGTCGTCAGCCCTGGTCCATCGGTGAAGTGCTGCCGGTTCATCTGTCGGCGTCGACCCTGTCCAGCGGCGATGTCATCGGCTCGATCCTGGCGCTGGTGGGCTTCTACACCGTCCTGCTGATCATCGAGATGTACCTGATGATCAAGTTCGCCCGCCTGGGCCCGAGCAGCCTGCACACCGGCCGCTACCACTTCGAGCGCCGCGAGAGCGACGTGCCTGCCGCCCCACAACCGACGCTGGCCTGA
- a CDS encoding mandelate racemase/muconate lactonizing enzyme family protein, producing the protein MRIVDIREKTVSIASPIANAYIDFSKMTCSVVAVITDVIRDGKPVIGYGFNSNGRYGQGALMRDRFLARVLEADPESLIDQEHDNLDPFAIWKTLMTNEKPGGHGERSVAVGTIDMAVWDAVAKIEGKPLYRLLADRYRDGVADDKVWVYAAGGYYYPGKDQTKLKAEMQSYLDRGYDVVKMKIGAVPLAEDLRRIEAVLEVVGDGQRLAVDANGRFDLKTGIAYAEAIKPYNLFWYEEVGDPLDYALQAELANHYELPMATGENLFSHQDARNLLRHGGMRPDRDFLQFDCALSYGLVEYLRTLDVMKELGWSSRRVVPHGGHQMSLNIAAGLHLGGNESYPDVFQPFGGFADGIQVENSYVGLPDIPGVGFEAKSALYAVMRELGEGA; encoded by the coding sequence ATGCGTATCGTCGATATTCGCGAAAAGACGGTTTCCATTGCTTCGCCGATTGCCAATGCCTACATCGATTTTTCCAAAATGACCTGTTCGGTGGTCGCGGTGATCACCGACGTCATTCGCGATGGCAAGCCGGTGATTGGTTACGGCTTCAACTCCAACGGCCGTTACGGACAGGGTGCCCTGATGCGCGACCGTTTTCTGGCCCGTGTGCTGGAAGCCGACCCGGAATCGCTGATCGATCAGGAACATGACAACCTCGACCCGTTCGCCATCTGGAAAACCCTGATGACCAACGAAAAACCGGGCGGTCACGGCGAGCGCTCGGTGGCGGTGGGAACGATTGACATGGCGGTGTGGGACGCGGTTGCGAAGATCGAGGGCAAACCCTTGTATCGCCTGCTGGCCGACCGGTACCGCGATGGCGTGGCGGACGACAAGGTGTGGGTGTATGCGGCGGGGGGCTATTATTACCCCGGCAAGGACCAGACCAAGCTCAAGGCTGAGATGCAGAGCTATCTGGATCGCGGCTATGACGTGGTGAAAATGAAGATCGGCGCCGTGCCGCTGGCAGAAGACCTGCGCCGCATCGAAGCCGTGCTGGAAGTGGTAGGCGACGGTCAGCGCCTGGCCGTGGACGCCAACGGCCGTTTCGACCTGAAGACGGGTATTGCCTACGCCGAAGCGATCAAGCCCTACAACCTGTTCTGGTACGAAGAGGTGGGCGATCCGCTGGACTACGCGCTGCAAGCCGAGCTGGCCAACCACTACGAGCTGCCGATGGCGACGGGCGAAAACCTGTTCTCCCACCAAGACGCCCGCAACCTGCTGCGCCATGGCGGCATGCGTCCGGATCGCGATTTCCTGCAATTCGACTGCGCGTTGTCCTACGGCCTCGTGGAATACCTGCGCACGCTGGACGTGATGAAAGAGCTGGGTTGGTCCTCTCGCCGCGTCGTGCCTCACGGTGGACATCAGATGTCGCTGAACATCGCCGCTGGCCTGCATCTGGGTGGCAATGAATCCTACCCGGATGTGTTCCAGCCATTCGGGGGCTTTGCTGATGGCATCCAAGTCGAGAACAGCTACGTTGGCCTGCCCGACATCCCGGGCGTGGGCTTTGAAGCGAAATCGGCGCTGTATGCGGTGATGCGCGAGTTGGGCGAGGGCGCCTGA
- a CDS encoding paraquat-inducible protein A, which translates to MTSSPPSQPDPAQWIICEHCDSLYHAQPLSKGESAYCLRCAAVLNRGHRMTIEQMLALSVAAGIMFIFANVFPVISISMKGLYNQVTLWGSVEALAQGQITLIAMVAGLAIILAPALQIALLFWVLVHARRNEIAPGFKTCMRTLEHLRPWSMLEVCLLGILVAIIKLGGMLDVHPGVGLWAMAMLMVLIVLIAGKDIRRLWDDLGVEPE; encoded by the coding sequence ATGACCAGCAGCCCGCCCTCGCAGCCCGATCCCGCGCAATGGATCATCTGCGAACACTGCGATTCGCTCTACCACGCCCAGCCGTTGAGCAAAGGGGAATCCGCGTATTGCTTGCGCTGTGCGGCGGTTCTCAACCGTGGCCACCGCATGACCATTGAACAGATGCTGGCGCTGAGCGTTGCGGCGGGGATCATGTTCATCTTCGCCAACGTGTTTCCGGTCATCAGTATCAGCATGAAGGGCCTGTACAACCAGGTGACCCTCTGGGGTTCGGTCGAAGCGCTGGCTCAGGGGCAGATCACCTTGATCGCGATGGTGGCCGGGCTGGCGATCATTCTCGCCCCCGCCCTTCAAATCGCACTGCTGTTCTGGGTACTGGTGCACGCGCGACGCAACGAAATCGCCCCCGGCTTCAAGACCTGCATGCGCACGCTGGAACACTTGCGGCCCTGGAGCATGCTGGAAGTCTGTCTGCTGGGCATTCTGGTGGCGATCATCAAACTCGGCGGGATGCTTGACGTTCATCCCGGCGTCGGCCTTTGGGCCATGGCCATGCTCATGGTGCTGATCGTCCTGATCGCGGGTAAAGACATCCGCAGGCTGTGGGACGATTTGGGGGTCGAGCCCGAATGA
- the cydB gene encoding cytochrome d ubiquinol oxidase subunit II translates to MFDYETLKLIWWVLVGVLLIGFALTDGFDLGAAMLMPFVGRTDNERRVVINTIAPHWDGNQVWLITAGGALFAAWPLVYSAAFSGLYWALLLVLFALFVRPVGFDYRSKLDNTRWRQSWDWGLFVGGLVPSLVFGVAFGNLLLGVPFQFDDTLRTSYHGNFWQLLSPFGLLAGVVSLSMLGLHGGSWLMMRTEGAIARRSRRATQLLALVFLVSFVGAGVWLLLGGIQGLEITSAFDAGAALNPLAKTVEATNHGWMANYHAHPLTVIAPLLGIFGGLLTLLCASAGQGRMAFLGSSLAIVGALCTAGFAMFPFVMPSSLDPASSLTVWDAVSSQKTLIIMTIAAAIFVPIILCYTLWCYAKMWGKVTTAHIDQNPHGLY, encoded by the coding sequence ATGTTCGATTACGAGACACTCAAACTCATCTGGTGGGTGCTGGTCGGCGTGCTGCTGATCGGCTTCGCCCTGACCGACGGCTTCGACCTGGGCGCAGCGATGCTGATGCCCTTTGTCGGCCGCACTGATAACGAACGGCGGGTGGTGATCAACACCATCGCCCCGCACTGGGACGGCAATCAGGTCTGGCTGATCACCGCCGGTGGCGCGCTGTTCGCCGCCTGGCCTTTGGTGTATTCGGCAGCGTTCTCGGGGCTGTACTGGGCGCTGTTGCTGGTGCTGTTCGCGCTGTTCGTGCGCCCGGTTGGTTTTGACTACCGGAGCAAGCTGGACAACACCCGCTGGCGGCAAAGCTGGGACTGGGGCCTGTTCGTCGGCGGTCTGGTGCCGTCGCTGGTGTTCGGCGTGGCCTTCGGCAACCTGCTGCTGGGCGTGCCGTTCCAGTTCGATGACACCCTGCGTACCAGCTACCACGGCAATTTCTGGCAACTGCTCAGCCCGTTCGGCTTGCTGGCCGGTGTCGTCAGCCTGAGCATGCTCGGCCTGCACGGCGGCAGCTGGTTGATGATGCGCACCGAAGGCGCCATTGCCCGTCGTTCTCGCCGCGCCACTCAGTTGCTGGCGCTGGTCTTCCTGGTGTCCTTCGTCGGTGCCGGTGTCTGGTTGCTGCTGGGCGGGATTCAGGGGCTGGAGATCACTTCGGCGTTCGACGCAGGCGCTGCGCTGAACCCGCTGGCCAAGACCGTCGAAGCCACCAACCACGGCTGGATGGCCAACTACCACGCTCACCCGTTGACCGTGATCGCGCCGCTGCTGGGTATCTTCGGCGGGCTGCTGACCTTGCTGTGTGCCAGCGCAGGGCAGGGCCGGATGGCGTTTCTCGGCAGCAGCCTGGCCATCGTCGGCGCGCTGTGCACGGCGGGCTTTGCGATGTTCCCTTTCGTGATGCCGTCGAGCCTTGATCCCGCGTCGAGCCTGACCGTGTGGGACGCTGTGTCAAGCCAGAAAACCCTAATCATCATGACCATCGCGGCGGCCATTTTCGTGCCGATCATCCTCTGCTACACGCTGTGGTGCTACGCCAAGATGTGGGGCAAGGTCACCACGGCGCACATCGACCAAAACCCCCACGGCCTGTATTGA
- a CDS encoding transporter substrate-binding domain-containing protein translates to MAPLTLKMKTRSVLYGAVLLCLSVLGASAEPIRIVTEELPPYNMTRDGQLTGMSTEVVRAVLKEVNVDATIQSMPWARAYDLALHDPNVLIYSITRTVEREPLFKWVGTIAASRWFIYSSSTHPISLLDLDDARDWQTATVNEDVGEQYLMSKRFKVGRQLQSSNRYELNYQKLRTGHVDLWISDELNANYIAHQAGDNPAQTLVQSLRVPELEEAGGFSMAFSRGTPDATVRLFEKGLRTVRENGTYDAIARKWN, encoded by the coding sequence ATGGCTCCCCTAACGCTCAAGATGAAGACACGCAGCGTGTTGTACGGCGCGGTTTTGCTGTGCCTGAGCGTTCTCGGGGCAAGCGCCGAGCCGATCCGGATCGTCACCGAAGAGTTGCCGCCCTATAACATGACCCGGGACGGCCAGTTGACCGGCATGAGCACTGAGGTGGTGCGCGCGGTCCTCAAGGAAGTGAACGTCGACGCCACCATTCAGTCGATGCCGTGGGCCCGGGCCTACGATCTGGCGCTGCACGATCCCAACGTGCTGATCTATTCCATCACCCGCACCGTCGAACGCGAGCCGCTGTTCAAATGGGTCGGCACCATTGCCGCGTCGCGCTGGTTCATTTATTCCTCCTCGACCCACCCCATCTCGCTGTTGGACCTGGACGACGCCCGCGACTGGCAGACCGCAACGGTCAACGAGGACGTCGGCGAGCAATACCTGATGAGCAAGCGCTTCAAGGTCGGCCGTCAGCTGCAATCGAGCAACCGCTACGAACTCAACTATCAGAAGCTACGGACCGGGCATGTGGACCTGTGGATCTCCGACGAGCTGAACGCCAATTACATTGCCCATCAGGCGGGAGACAACCCGGCGCAGACTCTGGTGCAATCCTTGCGTGTGCCCGAACTGGAAGAAGCAGGCGGGTTCAGCATGGCTTTCAGCCGAGGGACCCCGGATGCTACTGTTCGGCTGTTTGAGAAAGGGCTGAGGACTGTCCGTGAGAACGGAACCTACGATGCCATAGCACGTAAATGGAATTGA
- a CDS encoding cyd operon YbgE family protein translates to MTAEALNAPFKHSLGRALSLLMAVPMSLVLLVHPASMLDANGHYSHSLLMLVMWGVAGGFVHGVGFDPRALAWRVVFHPLLAWGLMAVGYGVWLTARQLL, encoded by the coding sequence GTGACCGCTGAGGCGCTGAACGCACCTTTCAAGCACAGCCTCGGCAGGGCGCTGTCCCTGCTGATGGCGGTGCCGATGAGCCTGGTGCTGCTGGTGCACCCCGCGTCGATGCTCGACGCCAACGGCCACTATTCCCACAGCCTGCTGATGCTGGTCATGTGGGGCGTGGCCGGGGGCTTCGTCCATGGGGTCGGTTTCGACCCTCGGGCGCTGGCCTGGCGGGTGGTGTTTCACCCGCTGTTGGCGTGGGGGTTGATGGCCGTCGGTTACGGGGTCTGGCTGACGGCGCGTCAATTGCTCTGA
- a CDS encoding MFS transporter: MVSSVLAASLSRRRIHYSWVVLAVTFLTMLVMAGAVGAPGVFIRPLEAEFGWDTAEISSALAVRFALFGLVGPFAAAFMNHFGVRRVVLTALTLVASGMLLSLFMTQFWQLVVLWGLVVGFGTGLTAMVLGATVATRWFSQRRGVAMGLLSASSATGQLVFMPMLANVTEHFGWRTALTCICVAIVVAGVAVIALMRNHPADLQMPSYGETEILPAPASTQTFSQLLIAPLHVLRDVSKTWTFWVLFMTFFICGASTNGLIQTHFISMCGDYGLIATTAASMLAVMGIFDFIGTIGSGWLSDRYDNRWLLFCYYGFRGIALIILPFSDFTVYGLSFFALIYGLDWIATVPPTVKLTVQRFGPARANIVFGWIFAGHQLGAAFAAYGAGWTRTHFASYLPAFFISGLLCVIGALIALSIVPALKSAAPAQSN, encoded by the coding sequence ATGGTTTCGTCGGTTCTGGCGGCGTCGCTTTCGCGTCGGCGCATTCATTACAGCTGGGTCGTCCTGGCCGTGACTTTCCTGACCATGCTGGTGATGGCGGGCGCGGTGGGGGCGCCGGGGGTGTTCATCCGGCCGCTGGAAGCCGAATTCGGCTGGGACACGGCAGAAATTTCCTCGGCGCTGGCCGTGCGCTTTGCGTTGTTCGGCCTGGTCGGCCCGTTCGCGGCGGCGTTCATGAACCATTTCGGCGTGCGCCGCGTGGTGCTGACCGCCCTGACCCTGGTGGCCAGCGGCATGCTGCTGTCGCTGTTCATGACCCAGTTCTGGCAACTGGTCGTGCTCTGGGGCCTGGTGGTGGGCTTCGGCACCGGCCTGACGGCCATGGTGCTGGGTGCAACCGTCGCCACGCGCTGGTTCTCGCAACGTCGCGGCGTGGCCATGGGGCTGCTGTCCGCCAGTTCCGCTACCGGGCAACTGGTGTTCATGCCAATGCTCGCCAACGTGACCGAGCACTTCGGCTGGCGCACGGCGCTGACCTGCATTTGCGTGGCCATCGTCGTCGCCGGGGTCGCGGTCATCGCACTCATGCGCAACCACCCCGCCGACCTGCAAATGCCGTCCTACGGCGAGACTGAAATCCTGCCCGCCCCGGCCAGCACGCAGACCTTCTCCCAGCTTTTGATCGCGCCCTTGCACGTGCTGCGCGACGTGTCCAAAACCTGGACGTTCTGGGTGCTGTTCATGACGTTTTTCATCTGCGGCGCCAGCACCAACGGCCTTATCCAGACCCACTTCATCAGCATGTGCGGCGATTACGGCCTGATCGCGACGACGGCGGCCAGCATGCTGGCGGTGATGGGGATCTTCGATTTCATCGGGACGATCGGTTCAGGCTGGTTGTCGGACCGCTATGACAACCGCTGGCTGTTGTTCTGCTATTACGGCTTTCGGGGGATCGCGTTGATCATCCTGCCGTTCTCGGATTTCACGGTCTACGGCCTGTCGTTCTTCGCCCTCATCTATGGGCTGGACTGGATCGCCACCGTACCGCCCACCGTGAAGCTGACGGTACAACGGTTCGGTCCGGCCCGCGCCAACATCGTCTTTGGCTGGATCTTCGCGGGCCACCAATTGGGCGCTGCCTTTGCGGCCTACGGGGCCGGCTGGACACGCACGCACTTCGCCAGTTACCTGCCAGCCTTCTTTATATCCGGCTTGCTCTGTGTGATCGGTGCGTTGATCGCGTTGTCCATCGTACCGGCCCTGAAGTCGGCAGCCCCCGCTCAGAGCAATTGA
- a CDS encoding transporter substrate-binding domain-containing protein has protein sequence MRRTRYSIKQRLGVLSASVLVLVCLSAQAETMHVVTEDSSYSWLQDGKVAGPASEIVEKTLVNAGLKDYHMALYPWARAYDMARLEPNVVIYPMIRNAERETQFHWVGELEPVIQVFFKLRERKDVAVGTLQDAKKFTIGVVRDDARQQYLESQHFSRMVVSANNLDNLRKLLSGQVALVPMPEREARDQCRDLNVSFDLLENVYTIDDLSQSLYIALSLKTPPDTVQRVTQAFAQLKADGSVAKALAP, from the coding sequence ATGCGCCGTACCCGCTATTCGATCAAACAGCGCTTGGGCGTGTTATCGGCCAGCGTCCTGGTGCTGGTGTGCCTGAGCGCCCAGGCCGAGACGATGCACGTCGTCACCGAGGATTCCTCCTACAGCTGGCTCCAGGACGGCAAAGTCGCGGGCCCGGCCAGCGAGATCGTCGAAAAGACCCTCGTCAATGCAGGACTCAAGGATTACCACATGGCCCTGTACCCGTGGGCGCGGGCGTACGACATGGCGCGGCTCGAACCGAACGTGGTGATTTACCCCATGATCCGCAACGCCGAGCGCGAGACGCAGTTTCACTGGGTGGGCGAGCTCGAACCGGTGATCCAGGTGTTCTTCAAACTGCGCGAGCGAAAAGACGTCGCTGTCGGCACGCTGCAAGACGCGAAGAAATTCACCATTGGCGTCGTCCGTGACGACGCCCGCCAGCAATACCTGGAAAGCCAGCATTTCAGCCGAATGGTGGTCTCCGCCAACAACCTCGACAACCTGCGCAAGCTGCTCAGCGGCCAAGTTGCACTGGTGCCCATGCCCGAGCGAGAAGCCCGCGACCAGTGCCGCGACCTGAACGTCTCCTTCGACCTGCTGGAAAACGTGTACACCATCGACGACCTTTCCCAGAGCCTCTACATTGCCCTCAGCCTGAAAACCCCGCCTGACACGGTCCAGCGCGTGACCCAGGCCTTCGCTCAGTTGAAAGCAGACGGGAGCGTGGCGAAGGCGCTGGCACCGTAG
- a CDS encoding diguanylate cyclase, with translation MLAESESKIPENAAAPPRAGSLARRLVLATLAFCILFTVATVTVRTCFAWNTNLSNMNAELGLIDQVFQGTLSKAVWEMDNEALQTQIDSVALAAPVGRVELRILRPGRPPEVLERQHPGHGTSSLAPALHRQLTVVPYPGANEVVGELTIEGDESLLWKRLWKEVAVIMLTQIIQSLALAGLIMGMFNRSVTLHVRRIAEHLEQLTPQNLKHHLALGRGSKVSDELDLLEAGVNDLQDKLANHLERQTRDELALAASRDQLAELVEQRTAQLKAANTRLEAMTRFDPLTGLANRRHFDEVKELEFNRALRHRQAFSVLMCDIDYFKLYNDNYGHANGDQCLRDVALTMSALFSRSGELVARLGGEEFAVLLPGQSREQALCSAERLQALLADQKLPHKGSGVSPYVTMSIGIAELDPANMDRFDQLLQSADKALYRAKSQGRNRCEI, from the coding sequence ATGCTGGCTGAGTCCGAGTCCAAGATCCCTGAAAACGCCGCCGCGCCCCCGCGTGCCGGCTCGTTGGCGCGCAGGCTGGTGTTGGCGACGCTGGCGTTCTGCATTCTGTTTACCGTGGCCACCGTCACCGTCAGGACCTGCTTCGCCTGGAACACCAACCTCTCCAACATGAACGCCGAACTCGGTCTGATCGATCAGGTGTTCCAGGGCACGTTGTCCAAAGCGGTCTGGGAAATGGACAATGAGGCCTTGCAAACGCAGATCGACAGCGTGGCCCTTGCGGCGCCAGTGGGTCGCGTCGAGCTGCGCATTCTGCGCCCCGGCCGGCCACCGGAAGTGCTGGAGCGTCAGCATCCGGGCCATGGCACTTCATCACTCGCCCCCGCGCTACACCGTCAACTGACCGTCGTTCCCTACCCCGGCGCCAATGAAGTGGTCGGTGAACTGACCATCGAGGGCGACGAAAGCCTGCTGTGGAAACGGCTGTGGAAGGAAGTCGCGGTCATCATGCTGACCCAGATCATTCAGTCGCTGGCTCTGGCCGGGTTGATCATGGGCATGTTCAACCGTTCGGTGACCCTGCATGTGCGCCGTATCGCCGAGCACTTGGAACAACTGACGCCGCAGAACCTGAAACACCATCTGGCGCTCGGGCGCGGCAGCAAGGTCAGCGACGAGCTGGACCTGCTGGAAGCCGGGGTCAACGACCTGCAAGACAAACTGGCCAATCACCTCGAACGCCAGACCCGCGACGAACTGGCCCTCGCCGCCAGCCGCGATCAGTTGGCCGAGTTGGTGGAGCAACGCACCGCCCAGCTCAAGGCTGCCAATACCCGGCTGGAGGCCATGACCCGCTTCGATCCGCTCACCGGCCTCGCCAACCGTCGTCACTTCGACGAAGTGAAAGAGCTGGAATTCAACCGCGCCTTGCGCCATCGGCAAGCTTTCTCGGTGCTGATGTGCGACATCGACTATTTCAAGCTCTACAACGACAACTACGGCCACGCCAATGGCGATCAATGCCTGCGCGATGTGGCGTTGACCATGAGCGCGCTGTTTTCGCGCTCCGGCGAATTGGTGGCACGCCTGGGTGGCGAAGAGTTCGCGGTGCTGCTGCCAGGACAAAGCCGCGAACAGGCGCTGTGCTCCGCCGAACGTTTGCAGGCGCTGCTCGCCGACCAGAAGCTGCCTCACAAAGGCTCGGGGGTGTCGCCGTACGTGACGATGAGCATCGGCATCGCCGAACTCGACCCCGCCAACATGGACCGTTTCGATCAACTGCTGCAAAGCGCCGACAAAGCCTTGTACCGCGCCAAAAGTCAGGGCCGCAACCGGTGTGAGATCTGA
- the cydP gene encoding cytochrome oxidase putative small subunit CydP codes for MPGPFDFLKHPLAKEIGLILLIKLVLLMGIRSVWFDAPVEVKDDGVQAGLHVLGAPPVSDEKNPK; via the coding sequence ATGCCCGGTCCCTTCGATTTCCTCAAACACCCCTTGGCGAAAGAAATAGGGCTGATCCTGTTGATCAAGCTCGTCCTGTTGATGGGCATCCGTAGCGTCTGGTTCGACGCGCCGGTCGAAGTCAAGGATGACGGGGTGCAAGCTGGCCTGCATGTATTGGGCGCCCCTCCCGTATCTGATGAGAAGAACCCAAAATGA